Proteins from a single region of Rhea pennata isolate bPtePen1 chromosome 4, bPtePen1.pri, whole genome shotgun sequence:
- the NPY1R gene encoding neuropeptide Y receptor type 1, which produces MNTSVLISPGNNSVHLNFSERNSQIFQFEDEDCHVPLAMVFTLALAYGTVIILGVSGNLALIIIILKQKEMRNVTNILIVNLSFSDLLVTIMCLPFTFVYTLMDHWIFGEAMCKLNPFVQCASITVSVFSLVLIAIERHQLIINPRGWRPNNRHAYMGIAAIWILATASSLPFLIYHVLTDEPFRNITFDEYKDKYVCLDLFPLDTARLSYTTTLLVIQYFGPLCFIFICYLKIYIRLKKRNNMMDKMRDNKYRSSETKRINIMLISIVVAFAVCWLPLTIFNIMFDWNHEILPVATCSHNLLFLICHLTAMISTCVNPIFYGFLNKNFQRDLQFLFHFCHFRSREEDYETIAMSTMHTDISKTSLKQASPVAFKKISSDDDDKI; this is translated from the exons ATGAATACTTCAGTTCTCATCTCGCCTGGAAATAACTCCGTGCACCTGAATTTTTCAGAGAGGAATTCCCAGATCTTTCAGTTTGAGGATGAAGATTGCCAcgtgcctttggctatggtctTCACTTTGGCCTTGGCTTATGGGACTGTCATAATCCTGGGCGTCTCTGGGAATCTGGCTTTGATTATCATTATTCTAAAACAGAAGGAGATGCGCAATGTTACTAATATCCTCATTGTCAACCTGTCCTTCTCTGATCTTCTGGTGACCATCATGTGTCTTCCCTTTACCTTTGTATACACTTTAATGGACCACTGGATTTTTGGGGAGGCCATGTGCAAGTTGAATCCCTTTGTGCAATGTGCCTCAATCACCgtctctgtcttttctttagTCCTCATTGCTATTGAACGCCACCAGCTGATCATCAACCCCCGGGGCTGGAGGCCGAATAACAGACATGCCTACATGGGGATTGCTGCCATATGGATTTTAGCCACAGCTTCCTCTTTGCCTTTCCTGATTTACCATGTATTAACAGATGAACCCTTCAGAAATATAACATTTGATGAATATAAAGACAAATATGTGTGCTTGGACCTCTTCCCTTTGGACACCGCCAGGCTTTCTTATACTACGACTCTTTTGGTTATTCAGTACTTTGGACcactttgttttatatttatttgctaCTTAAAG ATATACATacgattaaaaaaaaggaacaacatGATGGACAAGATGAGAGATAATAAATACAGGTCCTCTGAAACCAAAAGGATCAACATCATGCTGATCTCAATAGTGGTTGCATTTGCAGTTTGCTGGCTGCCGCTCACCATCTTCAATATTATGTTTGACTGGAATCATGAAATTCTGCCTGTTGCGACCTGCAGTCACAATCTGCTATTCCTGATTTGCCACCTCACAGCCATGATCTCTACCTGTGTGAACCCTATCTTCTATGGGTTTCTCAATAAGAACTTCCAGAGGGActtgcagtttttatttcatttctgtcatttccGCTCCCGTGAGGAGGATTATGAGACTATAGCCATGTCCACCATGCACACAGATATTTCAAAAACCTCTTTAAAGCAGGCAAGCCcagttgcatttaaaaaaataagtagcgatgatgatgataaaatataa